CTGCCTGACTCCAACTCGACGTGGGACGCCGGGTTGAAGGTGATTAGCTGCTGGGCGATCGCGGAGTTGAGGGCCGCGCGGAGCGTGCGGCGGATCGCCTGACGACTGGCCGGGCCGGTGATCTTCCGGAACGGCTTCATCTCCGCCAGCTTGGCCCGTTCGGCCGCGAGCTGCTTCCGCTCGGCTCCGACGGGACGTCCGGGCTTGCTCGGCTTGCAGCGGGCGATCTGCTCGCGGCGGGCCTCGTTCTCGGCCGCGATCACTTCGTTCTCGTCGGCGATTGCGTCGAACATCTCCACCAGGTGACCGACGTTGAGGCGGTCGAGGCGTACCTGCCCGATGCGGGGCTTCAGGTGGACGCGGATGTGGGACGCGTAGCCGTTGAGCGTGGTCTTGCGGCGCTTCTTCGCGGCGAACCACTGGTCGAGCCACTCGCCGACGGTGAGGCTGCCACGGAGGGCGAGACCCGCCCTCAGGCGGCGTCGGGTCTCCTCGATGGCCGGCAGCGGGGCCTTCTCGACCGCGACCTCCTCCAGCATCGCGACGAGGCGCTGGAGGCTGTCCGGGTCGTCCTTGTCCGCCAGGGCGAGCAGGGAGCGGACGTGGTCGAGGTCCGCCTGAGCGGCCTTCAGAGACTCGTAGCCGGCTCGGCTGAAGGAGCGGCGGGTGCCGTCCTCGTGGGGCGGGAGTTCCTGGCGTATGGAGTACGAGCCGTGCTTACGGCTGGAGAGCTTCGGACAGTTCTTGCCGAGGGGTTTGCCCGTCTTGGGGTCTCGGCAGTAGCAGCGGCGGTGGGTTGAACCCTTCAAAGGCGATCCTCCGTGGTGGTGTCGGCATCGGGTGCGGGCGGGTCGACGTCGCCCAGTGCATGTGGCAGCTCGGGTGGGGTGGCTCCCTCGTCGCGCATGTCGCGGCGGAGGTGGCGGAGGGTGTACTTCGCGGAGATGGCCTCGTCGCCGTACCTGGTCCGCTTCCTCTCGGCCTCTTCCTTCTGGGCGCGGGTGGTGGCCGTTCTGGCGGCGAACCCCGCCTGTTCCGCCTCGTCGAGAGCGGCCAGGGCGGTGCCCACGAGGCTGGTGTGGAGTTCGAAGCTGGGGACGAGGCCCGCGTCGTACTCAGGCACGTCCTGCTCGCCGGTGAAGCGGCGTAGCGCGTCCCAGGTGGGGACGAGGCCCTGGAATGGGAGTTCCTGGGTCTCCTCGACGTAGCCGACCGGGAAGATCAGGCAGACCGGGTACGTCTCCAGGGCGGCGGCCAGGACCATGACGTCCACCAGGGGAAGGTTGGCCCGGCGTCCGGATTCCATGTTGGCGATGACGTTGCGGGGGATGGGGTGCCCCAGTCGCTCGCACTGGTCCGCCAGTTCCTGTGCGCTCCATCCCATCTCCTTTCTTCTCCGTCGGACTTCGCCGGCCACGTTGGCCTTGATCCGATCCGCCCACTCCGGGACGTCGTCCTCATCAGCATCCAAACCGCGTTGTGTCATGCAGACACATTAGCTTCCCGATGATGGTTGGTAGCCGCTTGGAGTCGGACGTGATGGGCGCGTTCGCCGAGGGCTGTACCGAAAGGGGCGCACTGCATGCGTGAAGACGAGACGGCCGGACGGTCGACGGGGATGAGTCGGGAGGAGCTTCTCGCTCTCCCCGTGTCGGTTGACCTGGAAACAGGCAACCGTGCGCTGGGGCTCGGCCGGAGTAAGGGCTATGAGCTGGCGAAGCGGGGCGAGTACCCGTGCAAGGTGCTCCGGCTCGGCAACGCCTACCGGGTCGTGACCGCGGATCTGTTGGAGCTGTTGGGCCTGGCGGCGTGAAGGGGCGGCAGATTAGCAGACGGTTCTGCGCTGAGCTGACACAGAATCGCTGGACTGTGTCAGGGCGTGGACGTACTGTCCGTGTTCCCTCGGGGAACGAAGCGAGCCTCCGGCGCGGCAACGCCGGAGGCTTCAGCACCCCCGAACGGCCCTGGAAGAACCAACCCGGCGGGAAGGGCGCGCGAGCCCGCCACCGCCAGACGAGGAGCTGCCCTGTGGAACATGAGGGAGCCGAGCCCTATTCCGACCTCGACAAGACTGCGTGGCCGCCGGTCGCCGACACCGACCAGCCGGTCGACGGGACTCCAGTCCCCGAACCGGAGGGGTCCGTAAGCCCGGTTGAGGAGACGGCCGTGGCGCTCGCCCCCGACGGCGTGCAGGTCCTCGCCGACCTGCGGGCACAGATCAAGCGGTATGTGGCGATGCCCAGCGAGGAGGCCGTCACCGCGGTGACGCTGTGGGTGGCTGCCACTCACCTGCAGCCCGCGTGGCAGCACGCACCGCGTCTGGCGATCGTGGCTCCGGAGAAACGGTGCGGCAAGTCGCGGCTGCTGGATGTGGTGACCGAGACCGTGAGCAGCCCTCTGATCACGGTCAACGCCAGCCCTGCCGCGATCTTCCGTTCGATCACCGAGGAGGACCCGCCGACCCTCCTGGTCGACGAGGCGGACACCCTCTTCGGCACCGCCAAGGCAGCGGAGAAGAACGAGGACCTGCGCGGCCTGCTCAACGCGGGGCACCAACGGAACCGGCCCACGCTTCGGGTCTCCGGGCCGGAGCACAAGCCGCAGGCATTCCCCACCTTCGCCATGGCGGCGCTGGCCGGTATCAACGATCTGCCCGACACGATCATGGATCGGTCCGTGGTCATCCGGATGCGCCGCCGGGCGGCGGGGGAGAAGGTGGCGGCCTTCCGTACGAGTCGGGACACCCCCGCCCTGCACGCCGTACGCGACCGGCTCGCCGCCTGGCTGACGCCGCTGCACGCCCTGGCGATGGACATGGAGCCACCGATGCCGGTCGAGGACCGTGCGGCGGACACCTGGGAGCCGCTGGTGATCATCGCCGACCTCGCCGGTGGCGAATGGTCCGCGCTCGCTCGCACCGCGTGCCGCGCCATGACCGACTACGAAGTTGGGCAGGACGAGGAAGGCGGGCTGCGGACCCGGCTTCTGGTCGGTATCCGCAGGGCCTTCGCCGCCGAGAACGACCCGGCGGTACTGGGCACGAAGCGGCTGCTGGAGCACCTCAATGCGGACAAGGAAGCGCCGTGGGCGGAGTACGGCGCCAACGGCCTGACCGCCCGTGGCCTGCAGGTACTGCTGAAGCCGTACGGCATCGGCTCGGCCAACCGCCGCTTCGGTGACGGCTCCCAGGCCAAGGGCTTCGCGCGCAACCAGTTCCTCGACACCTGGGCCCGCTACTGCCCCGAGCCGGGCCCTCCGGCTGAGCCTGCCGATCCGGTGGCCGAGCCGCTGCCTGGCACCGCAGCCTGACCCGACTCGACCCGTCGCACTCGTCCCCGCGCAGGTCAGCGCGGGGACGAGTCACGGACCCGCAACGAGTCGTCCCGACATCAACAGTCCACTCGTACCTGCTGTGAGCAGGCATGCAACGAGTGGGACGAGTCTCCGCGCCCCCTCGCGTCACCCTGTGATCGCCGCCAACCCCACCTGGAGTGCCTGCGCTTGACTTCCCCCACCACCGCTTCGTCCGCTGTACCGGGCACCGCTGCGATCCGCGTCGGCATCGCGATGCTCGCCGCGTTCGCCTTCGCGCTCTCCTATGACGCCCTGCGGCAGATGGCCGTCGCCGTCCACATCCGTGGGTTGCTCACCTACGCCTTCCCGCTCGTGATCGACGGGTTCATCGCCATCGGCGTCGGCGCCCTGCTCATGCTGCGCGCCGCGCCCCTTCGGTCCCGCGTCTACGTCTGGGTGCTCGTCGGGGCGGCCACCATCACCAGCATCTGGGCCAACGCCCTACACGCGGTCCGTCTCAACCAGCAGACCCGCCACATCGGCAGCCTGCGCCTCGACGACTACACGGTCGGCGCCCTGTCCGCCATCGCCCCGCTCGCCCTGGCTGGCGCTGTCCACCTCTACATCGTCATCTGTCGCCAACCTGCCACGCCCGAGCGGCAGGCTCACGCCACGTCGAGCCACAACGACGACACCGGTTCGCCGGAGCCACCTCAGCCGCAGCCCGACGCGGGTGACGTCCCTGCCGATGTGGCTACCGCTTCTGCCGATGTGGCGCGATCCACAGCCGAGCCACAAGGGGATGACGCCAGCCCCATCCCCGACGAGCTGCTCTCCATTGCCCGTACCGCACGGCTGGGGCGCGGTGACCGGGCCTCCCGCCGCCACATCGAAGACGCCATCCGCGCCAAGAACCGCACCATCGGCAGGGCGGAGGCGGAAAGGATCAAGGCCATCCTGCAAGCCGAACTGGATGCCGCTGCCGCCCAGCGGCAGACCGAAGGGGAGAAGACATCGGTCGGCGTGCGCTGAGACCGGCCGCGCCGGCGTCCCGCCCTTCTCGACTCGTATCTTCCGTCCCCGTGCGGGCTGGCACGAGGACGGAGCACGTACTCGCGACGAGTCGACCCAACCTCAACACCTCACCCGTACCTGCCTTGACCAGGCATGCGACGGGTGCGACGACTCAGATCACCCCACGGAGAACCCGCATGCACGACCCGTCCCACGACCCCTCCACCACTCAGGTGGAGATGACCGCCGCGCCAGCCACGACCGCGTCAGCAAGGTATGCCGTTGGACCGTCCAAGGACGGCCGCAACGGGGATGCCTCCGCCCCGGGGGTGGCGGAGACACTCGGGCACCAGGGGGCACCCGAGGAGAAACAGCCCGACACCGCCGCCGTGCCGCTGCCGCGAGCCGCCGACACCGCCGCGCTGCACCGTGTCGCCCGACGCCGCCAGCGTGAATCCGTCCAGCGCAAAGAGCGCGTCGACGTCCGCTACAGCGTCGACGAGAAGGCCGACATCCTCGCCGAGGCCCGGTCGCTGAACATCGCAGCCGCCCACTACGTCGGCGCGGTCGTCATGGCCCACGTCCACGGTGACCTCGGCCTGCCCGGCCAGCGCACCGAGCTCGACGACTACATCGACGAGCTGACCGCCCTGCGCCGAGAGGTCGCCAAGATCGGCCACAACGTCAACCAGATCGCCAAGAAGGTCAACTCCGGCGGTCATCCACACCCTGGGGATACAGCCGTCCTGGCCCAGGCCGAGCAGACCGTGAGTGCGGTGGGCGCCGCCGTCCGCCACATCGCGTCCGCCGCGAACCAGGCCGTCACCGTGAAGGCGGCCTGATGATCCCGAAGATCAGCAGCGGCAAGAGCACCGCGGGCCTGATCCGGTACCTGTTCGACACGAAGAGGGCCAAGGACCACACCGATCCGCACCTGGTCGCCTCCTGGGACGGCTTCGCCCCCGACCCCGGCCGCGCCGACGACTTCGCCGCCACCAAGAAACTCCTTGTGGCCGACCTCGACCTGCACGTCAAGCAAGCCCGGCGGCTCAACCGCGCCCCCGAGCAGCACGTGTGGCACTGCTCGATCCGGGCCGCCAAGTCCGACCGCCACCTCAGCGACGAGGAGTGGGCCGACATCGCCCGCCGCGTCGTGGCGGCCACGGGGATCGCGCCGGACGGTGACCCGGACGGCTGCCGGTGGGTGGCCGTCCGCCACGCCCCCGACCACATCCACATCGCCGCCACCAAGGTGCGCGGCGACCTGAGCACCGCACGCCACTGGAACGACTACATCAACGCCAACCGTGAACTCGCCGCCGTCGAGAAGGAGTACGGCCTCTTCCGCGTCGCACGCGGCGACCGTACCGCCGCCAAGCGGCCCACCCGCGCCGAACAGGAGAAGGCCCGCCGCGCCGGCCACGACAAGCCCGCCCGCGACCGCCTGCGCGTCACCATCCGGACCGCCGTGGCCGCTGCTTCAAGCGTCGAGGAGTTCGTCCACCTGCTCAGCCACACCGACGGAGTCCTCGTCGAGATGGTGTACTTCCCCTCCGGCGACGTACGCGGCTACAAGGTCGCCAGCGAAGACACCACCACCGCCGACAAACAACCCGTCTGGTTCTCCGGCTACGACCTCGCCCCCGACCTGTCCCTCCCTCAGATTCGAAAGCGCCTGGAGAACACCGAAGCACAGCCCACCGACGAGCTAGGCCGACGCAGGCCCGACCCCTGGCACCAGGCCACCGCCGCCACCGAACGCATCTCCCACCACCTCGACCAGAGCGACGACGAAGCCTCCCAAGCCCACATAGCCGCCTTCGGTGAAGCCCTCGACTCCCTCCCTCTCATCGCGCCCCAGGACCTGCGTCCTCAACTCCGAGAAGCAGCCACCGCCTTCGAGCGAGCCACCCGCTCCCGCATCCAGGCTGAACACCACCACGCCCGAGCCCTGCGCGGCGCCGTACGAGCCATACTCCGCGAGCCCGCCCCCAAGGACCGCACAGCCCTGGCGATGTTCCTCGACGCCGCGATCCTCACCGTTATCGCCGCCGCCCGCTGGCACCAGCTCCGCCACCACGACCAACAAGTCGCAGCCGCCCACCAGAGCCTGCTCCACCTCCAGGCTGCCTATGACCAAGCCGCAGCCGCGCCGCTGGCCGCCCTCGCCCAGCGCCGACCGCCCCAGCAGACCGTGGACCGGCACATCCGTCACCTACGCCAGGCCGTGCCCGACCACGCTCAGCAAGTCGTAGAAGACCCGGCCTTCGATGCCTTCGCGGTGACCCTCACCGAAGCCGAGGCTGCTGGCCACGATCCGGCACAACTCCTCCAAGGGGCAGTCGACCAGCGCGCCTTGGGCGACGCGGACTCGCCCGCACGCGTCCTGGTCTGGCGCATCCAACGTCTCACCGCAACGCCGTCGCCGAGCACGCGAACCGGCCTTGCTTCCACCCCGCACACTTCGTACGGGACGACACCGCAGCCTGCGCCTCTCCCCTTGGTAGCGGGCGTACAGCGCCGTCGCTGATTCTCAACTGCCAGCTGGACCGCCGCTTCAGGGCTGGTCAACCTCGGTGCGGCTTGGGGTTGACCGGCTCCGAGACAGGCGGCATCCGTGCGAATCGCGCGCCACGGAGAAGCACTTGTGCAAAATCTATGACATCAACTAAAGTGCGCCTGCCGGTTAACTGCTCCAATGCGAAGTCCGATCAGAGGAGTCGTCGCATGAGTGTGCATCTTCCCTCCTGGACGACCGATGTGTTCGGCGAGCAGGCACCCGCGGTCCGTGTGGGCCTCGGGCAGGCGCTGCGAAACATGCAGGCGAACGCCCAGGCAGCACAGGAACAGACTGATTCGCGTACCAACCACACCTACGGCTCGGCCCGGTGGCAAGGCCAGTTCGAGCGGGTGTGGGAGGAGTTGAAGGATCTGCCGGGCGCCACTCCCGTCAAGCCGTTCGGGTTCCCGTTCGAGCTGATGATCGTGGGGAACGGTCTGCTCTATCCGTTCCTGTACTCGAAGACCAAGTCGGACGTACGTACAGCTCGCATTCCTCGCGAGTCCCGCTTGGTGAAGGAGTTGTTCAACTTCGCGCCGCCCCCCACCCATGAGCAGGGTGCGTTCGAGCTGGACGGCTTTGACGAGAGCGCTGAGGTGGTGAAGCCCAGAGGTGGTCTCGCGGCTGTGCCGCCCGGTACGCAACTGATCCTGGTTCCCTTCGCGTGCAACGCTTCCGAGCTGCTGGAGGCTCATTGGGGCAGGGCCGCGCTGGGAGCGGAGCGACGCCTGGAGTGGGCGACCCTCCCGGAGCCGCTTCCACTGCCGGAAACCGTCACCTTCCACGGCCAGCGTCTGGGGACGATCCCCAAGCAGGCAACTTCGTCCGAGCGGGAACTGACAAGCTTCGACGGCGGGGCACAGCCGACGTTTACGCTGTCGTCGCGTGCGAGCGTTGATCAACAGCGTGACGTTCCGCCGCTGACCGAAGCAGAGCCGGCCGACGACCAGACCAGCGAAGACGATGCGAACGATTAAGCAAGACCTCATCCCGGGCTTGGAGGAGCGGGGCACCACGCCCCGCGCCATTTCCGACGGCTTCGATCCCACCCGTCTGACGCAGGCGCGTCGGCTGGCTGAGATGACGAAGAAGGACGTCGCGCAGGCTCTTGGGGTGACTCCGGCGGCCGTGGGCCAGTACGAGACGGGGGTGTCCCGTCCTCGTCCGGACCTCATCCCCCGTCTTGCCGAAGTGCTCGGTGTGCCTGCCACTTTCTTCTTGGTCGGCCGTCCGGCAAACCGGCTCGACTCCTCCATGGCCCATTTCCGCAGCTTGCGCAGCACACCGAAGTCGCAGAGGGAACGCGCCCTGGCCTTCGCCGAACAGGTGTGGGAACTCACCTACGCCCTCGAACGGCGGATTCAGCTTCCCCTGGTGAACCTGCCCGGCTTCGCCGGCGGCGAGGTCCATCCCGGAGCGGAACTGCCCACCGACCCTGCAGCGGCAGCACGAGAGCTTCGGCGGCGTTGGGGGATGGGGGATGGGCCGGTCACCCACCTCGTCCGACGTATGGAATCCCACGGCATCGTTGTCGTGATGCCGCCCGCGTCCGATCCTTCGGCGGCGACCGTGGACGCGTTCTCCACCAGGGCGGCGCGCCCGCTCGTGGTCCTCACAGCGAATCGGGCGGACGACGTCTACCGCCATCGCTTCACGGCCGCCCACGAGCTCGGGCACCTCGTGCTTCACGGCGACGCCACCGGTGACAGCCGACAGGAGAAGGAGGCCGACGCCTTCGCTGCCGAGTTCCTCACACCCCAGGGCAGCATCCTGCCCCTCTTGCCGAAGCGGATGGATCTCGCGCGTCTGGCCGAGCTGAGGCAGGTCTGGGGTGTCTCCATCCACTCGCTCGTCTACCGGTGCCGTGAACTCGGCCTGATCTCCGACGCCACGAGCAGCCGCGCATATCAGCGGCTTCGTGCGCTGGATGGTCAGCCCGGTTTCATCCCTGAGTCGGTATCGAACTATTCCGGGGAGCAGCCGTCTCTACTGCGCCAAGCCTTCGAACTGGCCTGCAAAGAAGCGGACCTCTCGGTGGCCGCACTGGCCCATGAACTGGCCTGGACGCCCAAGCGGGTTCGTGAACTGCTCGATGTCCAGGAACAGCGACCCGTTCTCCGCCTTGTGTAGTAACGACTCAGTCCCTGCGGCGCTGTTCCGCCCGTAGTTTCAGTCCCGGGTGGCGCCGTCGGGCCACAGAACGCTCACGGGTACATCTTTCTGCCGCGCGTAGGTGACGACGTCAGCGGTGCCACCGTAGCCGCGGGCGGGCTGGCCATCCCAGACGGCGAGGAGTTCGGCGACCTGGTCGACGAGGAGTTCGCTGCCTGCCATGTGGGCGTTGGAGTCGGAGGCGTCGAGGCCCGTGCGGTGGACGTCGACAGCTCGGTGGAGGAGGTCGTCGTAGGTGGGGTGGTGCCAGTCGGGTAGGTCGGCGCGGTACTGCTCGGCCGGGAGATCGACCTCAATTTTTCCGCCGTGGTCGAGGACGGTCCGAGCGGACCAGGCGTCGGGGCCGTCGGCGACGCAGCTGACGCTGACGAGATCTGAAGCGTCGTACGGCTTGATCGCTTCGGTGAGGAGAGCGCGTACCTATCGTTCGACCTCGTGGGACAGGCCGCGGTGTCCGGTGGTCCCGCTTCTCATAGCTCTTGGTTCCTCGCGTTGTGTGGTGTCGCCACCGAACTGGCTCGGAGAACCGGTGAGCTGGCGCTGGCCATCGGCGGATCCTGGAACGGAACCGGAGAGTGGCTGGCCCGCTGTCTCGACATCACGGCACCAGGGCTCAGCCTGCGCCTGCACCACGGCGTCCGCGAGGCGCTCAAGGGGCAGGTCGAACCCCTCATCGATGTGGTGGACGAGGTACTCGGGCAGGCCAGCGGCCGGTTCTGGGTCGGCGACAAGCGCTCCGGCTGAAAGCGATGAACGGGCCCGGCTACCGGTGCCAGCTTGTACGCGTGACCGCACGACGCAGCCCTGATCACGACCGCTCGGACAGCCTGGGGGCGAGCAGCTCCAGTACTTCCTCCCAGCGGTAGCGGTCGGCCCCGCCGCCGGCCTTCGGGCGATGTGGCTCGTACGAGCCGATCAGGACGCCCATCTCGCGTAGCTGCTCCAGGTTCCGGCGGTATGCGGGGTGGGCGGCCTGGGCGGAGTTCAGGTAGGGCAGTACGGCGATGGGGACGTCCATGGCGGGTGCTTCGCACAGGATGCCGAGGGCAAGGTTGTCGGAGATTCCGGCGGCCCATTTGTTGACGGTGTTGAAGCTGGCCGGTGCGACCGCGATCGCGTCGGCGGGCCGGGTCGGGCGCGGCTCGCCCGCCGAGCGCCAGGCCGAGCGGATGGGGCGTCCGATCTGACGCTCCACCGCCTCCACATCAAGAAAGCCGAGCCCTTGTGGCGTGGCGACGACCCCGACATCCCACTGCCGCTCGTGTGCTGCGGTGATCAGTTTGCCGACGTCACCGGCGACTCCGGCCGCGCAGACCACGATCTGGAGGAACGGCTTGTCGGACTGGTCACTCACGCGGGCACTCCCAGTTGGCGGCTGAAGTGGTGCAGCTCGGGCAGGGCCCGGCGGCGGTCGCGGGCTGCCATGTCGGCGACCAGTTCGCGTACGGCCGGGCGGCGGATGTCCTGTGCCGCACAGCTCTCGGCGATGCGCAGGGCCTGGTAGCCGTCGGCGAGTCTGCCCTGCTGACTGTAGGCGCGGGCGGTCTCCACCCAGAGGGCGGCTCGGCGCTCGGGGACGGGAATGTGGCGGCGCATGAGGGGCCGGGCGGTCTGCAGGGCGATGCCGGCGTCGCCGAAGGAGACGGCCGCGCTGACCTCGTGTAGGGCGACGTTGGTGGGGCTGAAGTTCGCCCAGGCGTCCGGTTGGTCGAAGGCGACGTAGCGGGCCACTTCCTTGGCCTCGGTGAGGAAGTCCTGGGTGGTGTCGCGGTCGCCGTTTCTGCTGGCGGCGGTCGCCCCGCGCAGCAGGAGCAGTCCGACGGCCGCCAGGTAGCGGGGGGAGCGCTGGTCGTAGGAGCCGGTGAGCTGGTCGGCGGTGTGGCGGACCATGTTCACGGCCTGGGCGGTGTGCTTGTCCCGTACGAGGACGTGGGCGTGCACGCGGACACTGGCGGCGAGGACGACCGGGTCTCCGGACCGTTCCGCCTCGGCCATGGCCCGACCGGCCGCGAGCCAGGCGTTGCCCTGATCGGCTCGCTTCAGCAGCAGGCTCACCGATGTCTGGTAAGCGGTCGCGAGCAGCCCGGACGCCTCCGCCGAGCCGGAGGAGCCACCGCCGGCGGCCTGGCGCAGGTCGGCGATCAGCCCCGGCAGGGCCTGCTCCAGTTCCGCGTAGTCGCACACGTAGAACATCCGGCGTACTGCCCGCACCCGGTTTCGCAACTCGTCGATGTCCAAGGCTTGGCCGGTGGCGGCGGGGCTCGTGCCCGGCATCAGAACCTGGATCAGGTCGTGATGCGCAGTGGTCGACGACGATGACGGCGACGGCGGGGCCGCGAGCGCGGCCACGCTCGCGGCAAGGAAGGTACGGCGGTGCATGTCCTCTGTTCCGGGCTCAGCGGCGGGGCTGGTGTCAGATGTGGCGGCGAGGCCGAGACGGTGCGGTGGAATGTCCAGCACCTGCGCGATCTCGCGCAGCGTGCGCACGTCCTCCGTGCCCCTGCCGCTCTCCAGACGGCTCACCTTCGACTGGTGATACCCCAGTGCGGTGGCCACGTCCTTCTGCGAGCGCCGCTGTAAAACACGTGCCTGACGGATCACTTCGCCGATCCGTCTCGCCTCGCTCTGTTCTTCGGCCATCTGTGCCACGGCCCCTCCTGCCGTCGCCGATCCTGCCTGCTCAACCGAGCGTAACCGAGCAGCAAATCACCGCGATGCGGCTCCTGCATAAGTGATGCAGCCCCGGCACACGGCGTAGTCCCGCTCGCCTCCGGAGCGGTTGCGTGGAGCAGCCGCACCGATCCAGGAGGCAGCTCATGGAAGCGCACCAGATCCGATTCTCCGTTCACGGCACACCTGCCGCCGCCCGCTCCGCGCGGCAGCAACTCGCGAACGGGATACGGCGCTGGGACGCCTCCCT
The DNA window shown above is from Streptomyces akebiae and carries:
- a CDS encoding helix-turn-helix domain-containing protein is translated as MEERGTTPRAISDGFDPTRLTQARRLAEMTKKDVAQALGVTPAAVGQYETGVSRPRPDLIPRLAEVLGVPATFFLVGRPANRLDSSMAHFRSLRSTPKSQRERALAFAEQVWELTYALERRIQLPLVNLPGFAGGEVHPGAELPTDPAAAARELRRRWGMGDGPVTHLVRRMESHGIVVVMPPASDPSAATVDAFSTRAARPLVVLTANRADDVYRHRFTAAHELGHLVLHGDATGDSRQEKEADAFAAEFLTPQGSILPLLPKRMDLARLAELRQVWGVSIHSLVYRCRELGLISDATSSRAYQRLRALDGQPGFIPESVSNYSGEQPSLLRQAFELACKEADLSVAALAHELAWTPKRVRELLDVQEQRPVLRLV
- a CDS encoding flavoprotein; its protein translation is MSDQSDKPFLQIVVCAAGVAGDVGKLITAAHERQWDVGVVATPQGLGFLDVEAVERQIGRPIRSAWRSAGEPRPTRPADAIAVAPASFNTVNKWAAGISDNLALGILCEAPAMDVPIAVLPYLNSAQAAHPAYRRNLEQLREMGVLIGSYEPHRPKAGGGADRYRWEEVLELLAPRLSERS
- a CDS encoding relaxase/mobilization nuclease domain-containing protein, giving the protein MIPKISSGKSTAGLIRYLFDTKRAKDHTDPHLVASWDGFAPDPGRADDFAATKKLLVADLDLHVKQARRLNRAPEQHVWHCSIRAAKSDRHLSDEEWADIARRVVAATGIAPDGDPDGCRWVAVRHAPDHIHIAATKVRGDLSTARHWNDYINANRELAAVEKEYGLFRVARGDRTAAKRPTRAEQEKARRAGHDKPARDRLRVTIRTAVAAASSVEEFVHLLSHTDGVLVEMVYFPSGDVRGYKVASEDTTTADKQPVWFSGYDLAPDLSLPQIRKRLENTEAQPTDELGRRRPDPWHQATAATERISHHLDQSDDEASQAHIAAFGEALDSLPLIAPQDLRPQLREAATAFERATRSRIQAEHHHARALRGAVRAILREPAPKDRTALAMFLDAAILTVIAAARWHQLRHHDQQVAAAHQSLLHLQAAYDQAAAAPLAALAQRRPPQQTVDRHIRHLRQAVPDHAQQVVEDPAFDAFAVTLTEAEAAGHDPAQLLQGAVDQRALGDADSPARVLVWRIQRLTATPSPSTRTGLASTPHTSYGTTPQPAPLPLVAGVQRRR
- a CDS encoding DUF3631 domain-containing protein; the protein is MEHEGAEPYSDLDKTAWPPVADTDQPVDGTPVPEPEGSVSPVEETAVALAPDGVQVLADLRAQIKRYVAMPSEEAVTAVTLWVAATHLQPAWQHAPRLAIVAPEKRCGKSRLLDVVTETVSSPLITVNASPAAIFRSITEEDPPTLLVDEADTLFGTAKAAEKNEDLRGLLNAGHQRNRPTLRVSGPEHKPQAFPTFAMAALAGINDLPDTIMDRSVVIRMRRRAAGEKVAAFRTSRDTPALHAVRDRLAAWLTPLHALAMDMEPPMPVEDRAADTWEPLVIIADLAGGEWSALARTACRAMTDYEVGQDEEGGLRTRLLVGIRRAFAAENDPAVLGTKRLLEHLNADKEAPWAEYGANGLTARGLQVLLKPYGIGSANRRFGDGSQAKGFARNQFLDTWARYCPEPGPPAEPADPVAEPLPGTAA
- a CDS encoding site-specific integrase is translated as MKGSTHRRCYCRDPKTGKPLGKNCPKLSSRKHGSYSIRQELPPHEDGTRRSFSRAGYESLKAAQADLDHVRSLLALADKDDPDSLQRLVAMLEEVAVEKAPLPAIEETRRRLRAGLALRGSLTVGEWLDQWFAAKKRRKTTLNGYASHIRVHLKPRIGQVRLDRLNVGHLVEMFDAIADENEVIAAENEARREQIARCKPSKPGRPVGAERKQLAAERAKLAEMKPFRKITGPASRQAIRRTLRAALNSAIAQQLITFNPASHVELESGRRPKPLLWTDERVRRWRETGEIPGPVMVWTPQQFGAFLDAAEGDRLYAIFPLMGTRGLRRGEAVGQDWHEIDLDAGLVTPAKEIVVDGWDPYESEPKTDGSANTIALDSVNIAALRDHKVRQEKERAEWGTAWQNTGKVFTKEDGSWLHPETVSETFRRILATTDLPPITLRDLRHVAATLTHGGGGDIHTVKETLRHSTITLTSDTYTSLLPELDREIAEKAAKLVPRSRPATTDSSATE
- a CDS encoding helix-turn-helix domain-containing protein, which codes for MDADEDDVPEWADRIKANVAGEVRRRRKEMGWSAQELADQCERLGHPIPRNVIANMESGRRANLPLVDVMVLAAALETYPVCLIFPVGYVEETQELPFQGLVPTWDALRRFTGEQDVPEYDAGLVPSFELHTSLVGTALAALDEAEQAGFAARTATTRAQKEEAERKRTRYGDEAISAKYTLRHLRRDMRDEGATPPELPHALGDVDPPAPDADTTTEDRL
- a CDS encoding MobC family plasmid mobilization relaxosome protein, whose translation is MHDPSHDPSTTQVEMTAAPATTASARYAVGPSKDGRNGDASAPGVAETLGHQGAPEEKQPDTAAVPLPRAADTAALHRVARRRQRESVQRKERVDVRYSVDEKADILAEARSLNIAAAHYVGAVVMAHVHGDLGLPGQRTELDDYIDELTALRREVAKIGHNVNQIAKKVNSGGHPHPGDTAVLAQAEQTVSAVGAAVRHIASAANQAVTVKAA
- a CDS encoding helix-turn-helix domain-containing protein, translating into MAEEQSEARRIGEVIRQARVLQRRSQKDVATALGYHQSKVSRLESGRGTEDVRTLREIAQVLDIPPHRLGLAATSDTSPAAEPGTEDMHRRTFLAASVAALAAPPSPSSSSTTAHHDLIQVLMPGTSPAATGQALDIDELRNRVRAVRRMFYVCDYAELEQALPGLIADLRQAAGGGSSGSAEASGLLATAYQTSVSLLLKRADQGNAWLAAGRAMAEAERSGDPVVLAASVRVHAHVLVRDKHTAQAVNMVRHTADQLTGSYDQRSPRYLAAVGLLLLRGATAASRNGDRDTTQDFLTEAKEVARYVAFDQPDAWANFSPTNVALHEVSAAVSFGDAGIALQTARPLMRRHIPVPERRAALWVETARAYSQQGRLADGYQALRIAESCAAQDIRRPAVRELVADMAARDRRRALPELHHFSRQLGVPA
- a CDS encoding DUF2637 domain-containing protein; translated protein: MTSPTTASSAVPGTAAIRVGIAMLAAFAFALSYDALRQMAVAVHIRGLLTYAFPLVIDGFIAIGVGALLMLRAAPLRSRVYVWVLVGAATITSIWANALHAVRLNQQTRHIGSLRLDDYTVGALSAIAPLALAGAVHLYIVICRQPATPERQAHATSSHNDDTGSPEPPQPQPDAGDVPADVATASADVARSTAEPQGDDASPIPDELLSIARTARLGRGDRASRRHIEDAIRAKNRTIGRAEAERIKAILQAELDAAAAQRQTEGEKTSVGVR